From Amycolatopsis sp. cg9, one genomic window encodes:
- a CDS encoding GNAT family N-acetyltransferase, with product MELTDARPEDVPELLVLQRCCWVQEALLNDTLDIPALHESLEDVRDWTKTWSVWVLRDGHRLIGAVRARLEAGTWELGRLMVAPDFAGRGLGRRLLAHAEAQAPAEARRFALFTGARSARNIRMYQRAGYQLTDAPEAGGHIAGAVYLAKDRQ from the coding sequence GTGGAGCTCACCGACGCCCGGCCCGAAGACGTCCCGGAACTGCTGGTCCTGCAACGCTGCTGCTGGGTCCAGGAAGCCCTCCTGAACGACACCCTCGACATCCCCGCGCTGCACGAATCGCTCGAAGACGTGCGCGACTGGACCAAGACCTGGTCCGTGTGGGTCCTGCGGGACGGCCACCGCCTGATCGGCGCCGTCCGCGCCCGGCTCGAAGCGGGCACCTGGGAGCTCGGCAGGCTGATGGTCGCGCCGGACTTCGCCGGCCGCGGGCTCGGTCGCCGCCTGCTCGCCCACGCCGAAGCGCAGGCGCCCGCCGAGGCGCGCCGGTTCGCCCTCTTCACCGGGGCCCGCAGCGCCCGCAACATCAGGATGTACCAGCGGGCGGGCTACCAGCTGACCGACGCACCCGAAGCCGGCGGCCACATCGCCGGCGCCGTGTACCTGGCGAAGGACCGCCAATAG
- a CDS encoding error-prone DNA polymerase, translating into MGWNNPPVRWKDLARTLAGDLPPGDHGDSPAWGRHREGYQRPQDLPARGTDDGGEAVRVPYAELHCHSNFSFLDGASHPEELVEEAARLELDAIALTDHDGMYGVVRFAEAARELGVNTVFGTELSFGLRNPQNGVPDPEGEHLLLLARGDQGYRALCRAITAGQIHAEAEKGKPRYDLGAVAEEVAGQCVVLTGCRKGAVRSALVTHGPAAAAEKLRELVDRFGRDHVYVELTDHRQPLDSTHNDLLAELAGELDLPTVATTAAHYARPERAPLADALAAIRARRGIDELEGWLPAAGTAFLRSGAEMDALFRRYPGAVRRSALLGMECAFPLKLLAPKLPPFDVPEGRTEKTYLRELTWKGAEERYGGKAHEEKAKAQIKHELQIIEELGFPGYFLIVWDIVRFCRDNDILCQGRGSAANSAVCYALGITKVDSVAYELLFERFLAPDRDGYPDIDLDIESDRREEAIQYVFAKHGRLRTAQVANVITYRARSAVRDAARALGYSPGQQDAWSKQIDRWGSLRSTEKDHDHDIPDEVVQLAFALEDFPRHLGIHSGGMVMCQEPVSQVVPVEWARMADRSVIQWEKEDCAAAGLVKFDLLGLGMLSALHYMIDLVQEYKGERVDLAELDLADEKIYEMLCRADAIGVFQVESRAQLATLPRLRPTEFYDLAVEVALIRPGPIQGGSVHPYIRRKQGREKWSYDHPLLEKALHKTKGVPLFQEQMMQIALDVANFTAAEADQLRHAMGSKRSDRKMDRLRQRFLEGAAANGVDDELAQKIFLKLKAFANFGFPESHALSFAHLVFSSAYFKLYHPDAFLAGLLRAQPMGFYSPQSLVADARRHGVTVHGPDINRSLPHATLEPLPDGGKLHAVRTGLSTVRKIGEDVAKRIAAERTENGEYRDLADVARRVRLTTPQIEALATAGAFAGFGGDRRQALWTAGAVAGERPEKLPGLVGTRAPVLPGMDGLDLAAADVWATGVSPDSYPTEFVRDHLDELGVVPANGLAALDDGARVLIGGAVTHRQRPATAGGVTFLNIEDETGMVNVICTLGLWQRYHRVARSSPALLIRGVVEKADGVVSVLADRVEPLQLRIKAKSRDFR; encoded by the coding sequence ATGGGCTGGAACAACCCGCCCGTCCGCTGGAAGGACCTCGCCCGCACCCTCGCCGGCGACCTCCCGCCCGGTGACCACGGGGACAGTCCCGCCTGGGGCCGCCACCGCGAGGGCTACCAGCGCCCCCAAGACCTCCCCGCGCGCGGCACCGACGACGGCGGCGAGGCCGTCCGCGTGCCCTACGCCGAACTGCACTGCCACTCCAACTTCAGCTTCCTCGACGGTGCCAGCCATCCCGAGGAGCTCGTCGAGGAAGCCGCGCGCCTCGAGCTCGATGCCATCGCCCTCACCGATCACGACGGGATGTACGGCGTCGTCCGGTTCGCCGAAGCCGCGCGGGAACTGGGCGTCAACACCGTCTTCGGCACCGAGCTCAGCTTCGGGCTGCGGAACCCGCAGAACGGCGTTCCCGATCCCGAAGGCGAGCACCTCCTCCTGCTCGCCCGCGGCGACCAGGGCTACCGGGCCCTCTGCCGCGCCATCACCGCCGGGCAGATCCACGCCGAGGCCGAGAAGGGCAAGCCGCGTTACGACCTCGGTGCGGTCGCCGAAGAGGTCGCCGGGCAGTGCGTCGTGCTGACCGGGTGCCGCAAGGGGGCCGTGCGGTCGGCGCTCGTCACGCACGGTCCGGCGGCCGCAGCCGAAAAACTCCGGGAACTCGTCGACCGGTTCGGTCGCGACCACGTCTACGTCGAGCTCACCGACCACCGCCAGCCGCTGGACAGCACGCACAACGACCTCCTCGCCGAGCTCGCCGGGGAACTGGACCTGCCGACCGTCGCCACCACCGCCGCGCACTACGCCCGGCCCGAGCGGGCGCCGCTGGCCGACGCGCTCGCCGCGATCCGGGCGCGGCGGGGCATCGACGAGCTCGAAGGGTGGCTGCCCGCCGCCGGCACGGCGTTCCTGCGCAGCGGCGCCGAAATGGACGCCCTGTTTCGCCGCTACCCGGGCGCGGTGCGGCGCAGTGCGTTGCTGGGCATGGAATGCGCGTTCCCGCTGAAGCTGCTCGCCCCGAAGCTGCCGCCCTTCGACGTCCCCGAGGGCCGGACCGAAAAGACGTACCTGCGCGAGCTGACGTGGAAAGGCGCGGAGGAACGCTACGGCGGCAAAGCCCACGAAGAAAAGGCGAAGGCCCAGATCAAGCACGAACTGCAGATCATCGAGGAGCTCGGCTTCCCCGGGTACTTCCTCATCGTCTGGGACATCGTGCGGTTCTGCCGCGACAACGACATCCTCTGCCAGGGCCGCGGCTCGGCGGCGAACTCGGCCGTGTGCTACGCGCTCGGCATCACGAAGGTCGACTCCGTCGCCTACGAACTCCTCTTCGAGCGCTTCCTCGCCCCGGACCGCGACGGCTACCCCGACATCGACCTCGACATCGAGTCCGACCGCCGCGAGGAAGCCATCCAGTACGTCTTCGCCAAGCACGGCCGGCTGCGCACCGCCCAGGTCGCGAACGTGATCACCTACCGCGCCCGGTCCGCGGTCCGCGACGCCGCGCGGGCGCTGGGCTATTCACCGGGCCAGCAGGACGCCTGGAGCAAGCAGATCGACCGCTGGGGTTCGCTGCGCAGCACCGAAAAGGACCACGACCACGACATCCCGGACGAGGTCGTGCAGCTGGCCTTCGCGCTCGAGGACTTCCCGCGCCACCTGGGCATCCACTCCGGCGGGATGGTGATGTGCCAGGAGCCGGTGAGCCAGGTCGTGCCGGTCGAGTGGGCGCGGATGGCCGACCGCAGCGTCATCCAGTGGGAGAAGGAGGACTGCGCCGCCGCCGGGCTGGTCAAGTTCGACCTGCTCGGCCTCGGCATGCTCTCCGCGCTGCACTACATGATCGACCTCGTCCAGGAGTACAAGGGCGAGCGCGTCGACCTCGCCGAGCTGGACCTCGCCGACGAGAAGATCTACGAAATGCTGTGCCGCGCCGACGCGATCGGCGTCTTCCAGGTCGAAAGCCGGGCGCAGCTGGCGACCTTGCCGCGCCTGCGGCCCACGGAGTTCTACGACCTCGCCGTCGAGGTGGCGCTGATCCGGCCCGGCCCGATCCAGGGCGGCTCGGTGCACCCGTACATCCGCCGCAAGCAGGGGCGCGAGAAGTGGAGCTACGACCACCCGCTGCTGGAGAAGGCGCTGCACAAGACCAAGGGCGTGCCGCTGTTCCAGGAACAGATGATGCAGATCGCGCTCGACGTCGCGAACTTCACCGCGGCGGAGGCCGACCAGCTGCGGCACGCGATGGGCTCGAAGCGCTCGGACCGCAAGATGGACCGGCTGCGGCAGCGGTTCCTCGAGGGCGCCGCCGCGAACGGCGTCGACGACGAGCTCGCGCAGAAGATCTTCCTGAAGCTGAAGGCGTTCGCGAACTTCGGCTTCCCGGAGAGCCACGCGCTGAGCTTCGCGCACCTGGTGTTTTCCAGCGCCTACTTCAAGCTCTACCACCCGGACGCGTTCCTGGCGGGCCTCCTGCGCGCGCAACCGATGGGGTTCTACTCGCCGCAGTCGCTGGTCGCCGACGCGCGGCGCCACGGCGTCACCGTGCACGGCCCGGACATCAACCGCAGCCTGCCGCACGCGACGCTGGAACCGTTGCCGGACGGGGGAAAGCTGCACGCGGTCCGGACCGGGCTGAGCACCGTGCGGAAGATCGGCGAAGACGTCGCGAAGCGGATCGCGGCCGAGCGGACGGAAAACGGCGAGTACCGCGACCTGGCCGACGTCGCCCGCCGCGTGCGGCTGACCACCCCGCAGATCGAGGCGCTGGCCACGGCCGGCGCGTTCGCGGGGTTCGGCGGCGACCGCCGCCAGGCGCTGTGGACCGCGGGCGCGGTCGCCGGCGAACGGCCGGAGAAGCTGCCCGGCCTGGTCGGCACGCGGGCCCCGGTGCTGCCGGGCATGGACGGCCTCGACCTCGCGGCGGCGGACGTCTGGGCGACCGGCGTGTCCCCGGACAGCTACCCGACCGAGTTCGTCCGCGATCACCTCGACGAGCTCGGCGTCGTCCCGGCGAACGGCCTGGCGGCCCTCGACGACGGCGCCCGCGTCCTGATCGGCGGCGCGGTGACCCACCGCCAGCGCCCGGCGACCGCGGGCGGGGTCACCTTCCTCAACATCGAGGACGAAACGGGGATGGTGAACGTGATCTGCACGCTCGGCCTCTGGCAGCGCTACCACCGCGTGGCGCGCAGCAGCCCCGCGCTGCTGATCCGCGGCGTGGTGGAGAAGGCCGACGGCGTGGTGAGCGTCCTCGCCGACCGCGTCGAGCCGCTGCAGCTGCGGATCAAGGCGAAGTCCCGCGACTTCCGGTGA
- a CDS encoding acyl-CoA thioesterase yields the protein MAFQVTIPVRCDDIDANGHVRGPAYLAYADHARWSCVQAAGIDLAELAARRIGPVNLETTVRFHHELVPGGEVTVSCSFEWGAGKTSRVTQEFHAPDGTLVASVSSVSGLLDLDRRRLVSDPAAHWRELAARPELLGLAPKTG from the coding sequence ATGGCTTTCCAGGTGACGATTCCCGTGCGCTGTGACGACATCGACGCCAACGGCCACGTCCGCGGCCCGGCCTACCTGGCGTACGCCGATCACGCGCGCTGGTCGTGCGTGCAGGCGGCGGGGATCGACCTGGCGGAGCTGGCCGCGCGCCGGATCGGCCCGGTCAACCTGGAGACGACGGTGCGGTTCCACCACGAGCTCGTCCCGGGCGGTGAGGTGACGGTCAGCTGCTCGTTCGAGTGGGGCGCGGGGAAGACTTCGCGGGTGACGCAGGAGTTCCACGCCCCGGACGGCACTTTGGTGGCTTCGGTGTCGTCGGTGTCGGGCCTGCTCGACCTCGACCGGCGGCGGCTGGTGAGCGACCCGGCGGCGCACTGGCGGGAGCTGGCCGCGCGACCGGAACTGCTCGGGCTGGCCCCGAAAACCGGGTGA
- a CDS encoding helix-turn-helix domain-containing protein: MGVPLRPLAVAGARSVYREVAPPAALADVLVCGWHGRTGWARPLRVLPDGCADRVWDGDALTVAVTVGVPLRLWLPAAGTRVGVRLRCGAAAAVLGTPMPELPAGTTRLSDLWGAPARRAEGALAATADPVAQREILEALVAGRGAAPDRRVLAAIHALGRPAVRATDVAAELGVSERALRRHFAHAVGAGPKQVHRIRRFQRFLRRLEPLAVQRASLAGVAADLGYADQSHLGRDCRRLSGSSPAALVRVAEKFQTPAAAPGQDPGHGFPGDDSRAL, encoded by the coding sequence ATGGGAGTTCCCCTGCGGCCGCTGGCCGTGGCCGGGGCACGGTCGGTGTACCGCGAAGTCGCCCCACCGGCCGCGCTCGCCGACGTGCTGGTCTGCGGCTGGCACGGGCGCACCGGCTGGGCGCGGCCGCTGCGCGTCCTCCCCGACGGCTGCGCGGACCGGGTCTGGGACGGCGACGCGCTCACGGTGGCCGTCACCGTCGGCGTCCCGCTGCGGCTGTGGCTCCCGGCGGCGGGAACCCGCGTCGGCGTCCGGCTGCGCTGCGGCGCCGCGGCGGCGGTCCTCGGCACGCCGATGCCGGAGCTGCCCGCGGGCACGACCCGGCTGAGCGACCTCTGGGGCGCGCCGGCCCGCCGTGCCGAAGGCGCCCTCGCCGCGACCGCCGATCCGGTGGCCCAGCGCGAAATCCTCGAAGCACTCGTCGCCGGCCGGGGTGCGGCGCCGGACCGCCGGGTGCTGGCCGCGATCCACGCGCTGGGCCGTCCCGCCGTGCGCGCCACCGACGTCGCCGCCGAACTGGGCGTGAGCGAACGCGCGCTGCGGCGGCACTTCGCGCACGCGGTCGGCGCCGGGCCCAAGCAGGTGCACCGGATCCGGCGGTTCCAGCGGTTCCTGCGCCGGCTCGAGCCGTTGGCGGTCCAGCGGGCGTCGCTGGCGGGCGTCGCGGCGGACCTCGGCTACGCCGACCAGTCCCACCTCGGCCGCGACTGCCGCCGCCTGTCGGGTTCTTCGCCCGCCGCGCTCGTCCGGGTGGCCGAAAAGTTCCAGACGCCCGCCGCGGCGCCGGGCCAGGATCCGGGGCATGGCTTTCCAGGTGACGATTCCCGTGCGCTGTGA
- a CDS encoding DNA polymerase Y family protein, translated as MLVLWCPDWPAVAAAAVAGTAVTEPAAVFSANRVVACNAVARRSRVRRGMRRREAQSNCPELVVFAADDGRDARLFEAVARAVEALVVGVEVVRPGLVAVPVDGAAPYFGGEHALVERLVDEVSAAAGVECQVGIAEGLFAATLAARCGEFVEPGRVAEFLAPLPVTELDQPGADRAELVDLLRRLGLKTLGAFAELPERDVANRFGTAGLLAHRLARGRSERPPLRRRPPPELTLTEEFDPVVERVDVAAFLAKGLATRFCAGLAGRGLACTRLGIYAVTEEGEHLGRVWRCAEPLTPAGVADRVRWQFEGWLRAAPGQRPTSGVVRLRLEPEETVEGRSLQLDLWQNGGSEEEDERAARAFVRVQSLLGPEAVLTPLLDGGRDPAGRVRLVPWGDPRERTHPPDATWPGRLPSPSPATVLDRPVPAQVFDADGRGVGLTPRDQLTAPPSGLTIAGGRRRNVVGWAGPWPLTPDRHRPGPRRARLQLVLAGEGDEPPEAVLVHCAGTENPLWTVEGVYD; from the coding sequence ATGCTCGTCCTCTGGTGCCCGGACTGGCCCGCGGTCGCCGCCGCGGCCGTCGCGGGGACCGCCGTGACCGAACCCGCCGCCGTCTTCAGTGCGAACCGGGTTGTCGCCTGCAACGCCGTCGCGCGCCGGAGCCGGGTTCGGCGGGGGATGCGGCGGCGGGAGGCGCAGTCGAACTGCCCCGAGCTCGTCGTCTTCGCCGCGGACGACGGTCGCGACGCGCGGCTCTTCGAGGCCGTCGCGCGGGCGGTCGAGGCGCTCGTCGTCGGTGTCGAGGTCGTGCGGCCGGGGCTCGTCGCGGTCCCCGTCGACGGCGCCGCTCCCTACTTCGGCGGCGAACACGCGCTCGTCGAGCGGCTCGTCGACGAGGTCTCGGCCGCGGCCGGCGTCGAATGCCAGGTCGGGATCGCCGAGGGGCTCTTCGCCGCGACGCTCGCCGCCCGCTGCGGGGAGTTCGTCGAACCCGGGCGCGTCGCCGAGTTCCTCGCGCCGCTGCCCGTCACCGAGCTCGACCAGCCCGGCGCCGACCGCGCCGAACTCGTCGACCTCCTGCGCCGCCTCGGGCTGAAGACCCTCGGCGCGTTCGCCGAACTGCCGGAACGCGACGTCGCCAACCGGTTCGGCACGGCCGGGCTGCTCGCCCACCGGCTGGCGCGCGGCCGCTCCGAACGGCCGCCGCTGCGCCGCCGTCCGCCGCCGGAGCTGACTCTGACCGAGGAGTTCGACCCGGTCGTCGAGCGCGTCGACGTCGCCGCGTTCCTCGCCAAGGGCCTCGCGACGCGGTTCTGCGCGGGCCTCGCCGGGCGCGGCCTGGCCTGCACGCGCCTCGGCATCTACGCGGTCACCGAAGAAGGCGAACACCTCGGCCGCGTGTGGCGCTGCGCCGAACCGCTGACCCCGGCGGGCGTCGCCGACCGCGTGCGCTGGCAGTTCGAGGGCTGGCTGCGCGCGGCACCGGGTCAGCGCCCGACGTCCGGCGTGGTGCGGCTGCGGCTCGAACCGGAGGAGACGGTCGAAGGCCGGTCGCTGCAGCTCGACCTGTGGCAGAACGGCGGCTCCGAGGAGGAGGACGAGCGCGCGGCCCGCGCGTTCGTCCGGGTCCAAAGCCTCCTGGGCCCCGAAGCCGTGCTCACCCCGCTGCTCGACGGCGGCCGCGATCCCGCGGGCCGCGTCCGCTTGGTGCCGTGGGGCGACCCACGCGAGCGCACACACCCCCCGGACGCGACCTGGCCGGGCCGGCTGCCCTCCCCATCCCCGGCGACGGTCCTGGACCGGCCGGTCCCCGCCCAGGTCTTCGACGCCGACGGCCGCGGCGTCGGACTCACACCCCGCGACCAGCTCACGGCACCCCCCAGCGGCCTGACGATCGCCGGCGGCCGGCGCCGGAACGTCGTGGGCTGGGCGGGCCCGTGGCCGCTGACCCCGGATCGCCACCGCCCGGGCCCCCGCCGAGCCCGGCTCCAGCTGGTGCTCGCCGGCGAGGGCGACGAGCCACCCGAGGCGGTGCTGGTGCACTGCGCGGGCACGGAAAATCCACTGTGGACGGTCGAGGGAGTGTACGACTGA
- a CDS encoding trans-aconitate 2-methyltransferase: MPDHDYVDPGLAALYDAFNPREISGDFEFYLPMIMAANSVLDVGCGTGSLLHWARESGHQGRLVGLDPAEGMLAQAHRRDDVEWVLGDLSTATWDSEFDFAVMTGHAFQVLLTDAELRTAFAAIRRALKPGGRFGFDTRDPAARGWDRWTSANASEVVTADGITVRSWNEAGPFENGYVSFTTTYESPAWDAPQYSESTLRFLDVPSLGEFIAEAGLVVDEQYGHWDRRPAGPEIITIVRRP; encoded by the coding sequence GTGCCCGACCACGACTACGTCGACCCCGGCCTCGCAGCGCTCTACGACGCTTTCAACCCGCGCGAAATCTCCGGCGACTTCGAGTTCTACCTGCCGATGATCATGGCGGCGAACTCGGTGCTGGACGTCGGCTGCGGCACCGGCTCACTGCTGCACTGGGCTCGCGAATCCGGGCACCAGGGGCGCCTGGTCGGCCTCGACCCGGCCGAGGGCATGCTCGCGCAAGCCCACCGTCGCGACGACGTCGAGTGGGTGCTGGGCGATTTGTCGACCGCCACCTGGGACAGCGAGTTCGACTTCGCCGTGATGACCGGCCACGCGTTCCAGGTCCTGCTGACCGACGCCGAGCTGCGGACGGCGTTCGCGGCGATCCGACGCGCGCTGAAACCCGGCGGCCGCTTCGGGTTCGACACCCGCGACCCGGCGGCTCGCGGCTGGGATCGGTGGACGTCCGCCAACGCGTCCGAAGTGGTCACGGCCGACGGGATCACGGTCCGGTCGTGGAACGAGGCGGGGCCGTTCGAGAACGGGTACGTCAGCTTCACGACGACGTACGAGAGCCCGGCCTGGGACGCGCCGCAGTACAGCGAAAGCACGTTGCGGTTCCTCGACGTCCCCTCGCTGGGCGAGTTCATCGCGGAGGCCGGGCTGGTGGTCGACGAGCAGTACGGCCACTGGGACCGCCGCCCGGCCGGTCCGGAGATCATCACCATCGTCCGGCGGCCCTGA